The segment atatatatatatatatatatatatatatatatatatatatatatatatatatatatatagtgaagaTGCGTCTGACTAGAATACTAACAGATATTGGTGCAAATCCTTGAAATCCGTTGTgtattaaataaataacaatagGTGTACCTACTCGTTAACTAGATATATTGTTTTCGTTTGTTGAAAATAATCCACTTTCAATCATCTTTGTTAAAAATGACCCAGTAATATCGATGTTGGCAAAAAGAGCCCCTCTttctataaattataaaatagcCTGATATTTGCCAAAAGGTGTCATAAGTAGTTCAAAACTatgtgaattattaaaattggaCCATTTCTTTAAAAATGCTCATTTTAGACTTATATTTAAGAAAATGTTCAAAAGGCCCTTGTTtatccaaaaatttcaatttttgtcCTCTAGAAATTGAGCTGTTCAATTTTGTCCCATGTTCCAAAATGATCCTTATATAAATATTTATGGCCAAAAATGGCCcccaaaatattattatttctacAATTTAACCACTTCCAAATTATTTTGTCCAACAACTTGTTTGAGCAAATTTTAAAGCAATCCTTATGGTTTTTGTCATAACAATTTGTGATTTATATTTTTGTAACATATTAGTTCTTGGTTTCATACACAATTTGTAAAATATGGTTCATACACTTGAGACTTGCTCAAGATTTTGAGTTCATGAACAATTTCATATGGAGTATTCATAAGTTTAGCACATATAACTTAGCACACATGCATAACAAGCAaatatatcaagatttaaacaagaatgtgacttgtattctcccccaacaACAATGAAAAATAGGGGtgtgaagctcaccttgggtagaAGATAGTGTAGTGGGAGAGATGAGGTGAGAAATTGGAGCCTAGAACACTTAAAGAGTTTGACAACCCTTGGAAACTTAGTAACGAGGGACGATCAATGTAATTTACTTAAACTTACAATTATTAAGAATTTTATTATTGTATAACAAAATTAGAGTTATTTATTGGTTTTGTTTTTAGATATTAATAGTTTAAGTAACATAAAATTTTTGAGATCTTACATCCAATtttccaaaaaccgtaaacaacAAACTCATACGAAAACGTTATTTTATGACACCTTCCCATCATAAACTGTAAAAccatcaaaagaaaattttctttgTTATTAAGGTAACAATTTAAGAGCATTCTAATAATGGTCCTAGCTAAATTAGCAATATCATCCATAGAATTAAGCGAATGATGTTATGAAATTTGTGTTTTTGATAAAAAGAAAACAACTTTCAAAAAGCTACGATAAATTAAAAGTTTGTAATAAACtcgttaatatataaatttattttttattataacaaaacttaTAAAAGCATTCTAATAATGGCCCTAGCTACATTAGCCACATCTTCCATATCTTTATTCATATTCGTCAACGGTGATGTTTGACCATGCTCCTTAAAACTCCTCTCACATGTCTGCGACTCGATAGTGGTATCAGCCATTCCATCTTcgccgaatttagggtttccaagATTCAATGCGTTAATGGTTAAAGGAACATTCACATGCATTATAGTGTTATACACATCTCCACACTGCATCAGTGTTGTTGTCAACTCGGGCAGAGACTTTTTGAGAGCATCGATTTGTTGTAGGGTTTTCACACCTTCATTTTTTACTGCATCAACTACGATGAGTGCTAAGCCTGTTAAATTTGCATCTTGGCTCTTGGGGTTTGCCAATAAAATCGAAAGGCATAAGTTGTATGAAGGTGTGCCCTTGCATGTGTTCTCTATGAATTGTCTGTCTCCCGTGGCTAAAAATAGGGTTTCTTGAAAAAGAATAGCGAGAAAGAGAATGGTGACATGAGACAATTTCATCATGAtgaattgaagaaaaaaaaatgagtgacggtttaatgatttattttctatgattaTGATTACCAATTTATAGGACGATTTACttcataatttaaaaaataataaaatcattttttgttgATATTAAATGACCATTGGCCAAtacaaacataaaatttaattacacccattaatgttttctaactattaatagaaaatatatattttattaaaaaactttCTATACAATATACTCACTTCcataatgaagggttttgagcaatacatcaatcttatggtgtacatgcaaaccctaatagcttttggatctagtttgtctaatgaacatgcaattgaatatccaaagttataaaccctagatctagcatacaattaatcatattaacataaaatagagtttagatctttagattgttatatagcaataacaatcaatccttagctctagaaagcttagtgccccaagcgttgcacctctaatggagtcacaaacaccactaagcaacttggatgaagagggaagagatgggaggcaccaaaaCGGCTGGAAATTCTAAGGGAAGAGTTATCCACGTTTTTgtggcttaagggtcctttatatacatgtaggctattagggttttcaacctggaatccctaatctgactgctttaGCCCTAATCAGTCCAATGGACCATTCCAGAAGGCCCTTGGACAATTTCTTTATGGTCCtccatatagaattcgtccattgccATCTaatggatcctaagcccaactttgaaactatcttataattacaatatcagtccccttaatttaattaatctcttttagtcactaaattaattcttgactaatattaattaaacaatatgatttctcctttaatatattattcttataatatattaataaatcataattaaacttttctctccttaattcatcctacatattgctatggtgaaggcaacctaaaaggaccatgctcataatcgggtcaagtagataccaaaatatttatggacttagacactaatccaacagtcttccacttggataagtgtaataactattttccatatgacttcagaacctgatcagcaatcgtagctttcaaaagctgatgtcaactttgatcttatcagatagcgtgtcctttagataagggatcatatattcctccattctcaagatatcgtatagacataagacatgaatttcaatcattctctctatactgtttcccgacttccgatttatgatgactgacaacagactacaattgaacacatcaacttagtctcggcttggccaagcgcttaggtgtcatcactaaatcatcgaggggcccacagatatcacttttatcctactttgggttgaaggaatggataaactttgactcaaatgctcgcttgtagtcactcatcgaatcacacacaacaataagttttataacaccaagttactggtgcgtttacttattatcaatgcacaaccgaccagcaaatagcaactcacacgtctcggtttcaagaatatacaatattatcgtctcactaatcactcgtgataaatccatgaagtgatccaagtgagtgtgggtttaatccaatactctaatcttatcaaagcactcatgaaccctgcagcaaacttgtgctatgtctaaaatcTTCAGACattctacagactcttcatgacagtcttccttcatacttacttccaacatatgaccaataGTGGAGGTtcaaataacctagttattctggaagccAAAACACGCAAAcggaaacacaacaataatacttaatcctatatggtcccaaacttgtgagagtaaataaaacacttctatttaaccaccatattgattactcattatttatcatttaatgtttcggattatcaactcattacttgaattacaacaataattgtctcatgctccaagcatgcacactttgtttccaaTGGTCCTTATtgtgtgaaatagatcaattgaaaaacttttccaacgatgctcatttcacaattcccaatccttatcattagtgttagaacacaaggtacTTTCCACTACTAGAATaagctagattctaacattttatgcaacgatcctttcgcaaagtcatagcacaaaagtcaccaagacctgGCCAATGAAATTATAAATTACTgtatcagaaattgttacaagacaattccatggacgcgaagtctcacattcaaagtacattcctttgaacatccttcttgcataaagttttctaatctagacatagactctcaatatccaactcccaatgtaGAAACATTTCCAcaattgccatatgacaactcattcttgatAGTATCTtatctaatcataataatgtcgatatggtccatccaataccatactcccaactactcacaagcgaccaatcctcagcgaactttggatcggcctttgatagttgtttaattattttagtcaaaaccgattctagtcctttttccctcttaatgtgttagacatttggaaaattttagaatggtcaaatattatagcatttgcaatcgatcctatacccgaagcgtatgggacacaatgcataatgtcttacataaagatatgatactttatcaatcttctgccataatattttatgtgtcacgttctcacaattcgaactatgaagaggcatgccgtaatcataatcgaaattttgagaacacactgtgtatcctttgactatatttattaaaatttctcaatctaagctttagattttgaaacgaagtataatattctctcactTAATTATAgctaaaacaacttttcaacccatgcaactttgcaaattgaatctttgtttttttataattaatattgctaactggAAATACTTGtcataataatcatataattataacacttatgcttccactatcatgatgattattatcatataagcataacacttatgctcccactagctttgacatgtattcagaaaacagttgaacttccagaaaacaatgcctattgaatttctaaagttcatatttctaataccagatgtttcgataagcctttatctaagcttcttaaactcatataCCTTTTCCGTAGAAAGCTCACGTGTGCgtctaaataaattaaaaacttatgttactaagtcccaaatgttcagaccaattgccaaatcttcacaattcgaataatggaaagggatgtcgtaaccataatcgaatttgagaatacaattttcacaattgctatcttcttaaaatctctcttagtgaaagcatttcctcacattcattttcatgaaggagggaatcttatgacacttagattttatggtgtacgtgttcctatccatgtgaatttgccaaaaccaagtttgcgacaaatccaaactcatatggaccgaactttcttgatttctagccttatggtaacacgagtgaccaccatgtcttccaagtagtttagcaacttatccttacatatcaattttggattagtgtctaagtccataactattttggtatgtacttgacccgatggtgcatggtccttttgggttgccttcaccaaagcaacttgattggagaaataaataaagagagagaggttattatgatttattaatatgttataagaataatatattaaaggagaaatcatatttgtttaattaatattggtcaataattaattaagaattaattttgtgatcaagtgtaattaattaaactagaggggctgaattgtaattatgtgatagttacaaaataaggtaaggattatcttatatatatggtgaacgaatttgaggtgtaaatcccttagaattcgactagtataagggtttctaagagttatcttatggttgcttggtggacaagcaactagataaggataaggactaaaaccctaatctttacacctatataaaccccctagggcttaggaattcgtgtaacccttcccaagaggtcctaaggacgaattctaacctccctcctctctctttataccttctccacttgcttatggtgtttgtaagccattagaggagtgacacctgtgactctcagctttccaaggtcaattcaaggaggaattggattgttattgctacataacaatcaaggtaatatcttaaacccatttatatgttaatattgatttccatatgctagaattagggttcatagtcttggattcaaagcatgtacaatagagaaacctagatccaagctttagggtttgtatgagcacataggatgtcttatgaccaaaacccatcaatcaatgcactttccattgatcacggtgctttgtctttatgcattcatatgtgaactcatagaacttacatgtataattaactcaattggaatggcacagaaaaagAGTATTCATCCACGATAGGctttaaacctcaagtcgtgtgctagtgatgatcaaatAGGTTTaactcttgatttgttcttgaaacctttcaataccattaagactcccactgactccttgacatatataagattctcttgtcaagaaacattccttgacaaaacaaatattcaagagttagtgtagtttttatcaagactatcacttcacataattggttctagttggtctttgtcttatccaagacatcacaacttaccaatttcaaatttgcaagaataagaaaaccttttccaaattccacgtttgatgagtgttataaacctacttaagacttgtcactccattcataatcttggagtatgactctaagattcgatattggaacgaagtatgattgacttcttgatttaaccaattccataattcccgattcctcttcttagacatacaaatgtactaagattcacttagagaatcaattgagatatggttcttaatcattaagacctatcataaaacacaataaaaggtatgcTCCCATTTtcatagaatagagaaacttttatctttctacatacttgattcttctttaattGTTCTACTAtttattgaaaccttttcaattaaCTCAGAATTaaacttaatcttataagtataaccatatttactaaactttagtaaatcatgacgaatatcttcttcattcttgtggtagacttgatcaacgtacgacctagtgtactcgatctcctagtccttcaattgacactttgtcaaagaatcggtctaaatttcccaaatttgaaagtttttcattcatcatacaatacacgttgcatgatttcaagtttctatTCACTTGatacttgggcgatgagaaactctccctatttggtaaactcttgacatttccacaaatgacctaattaagaatcaaatccattatcgctaataatagaaactttcaaacatcaatttttcatacatgccattgaaaggataaataaataagataaaatcaaaattaattttattgcagaaaacatttgtccttacaatgcaattcaattgaaaaactatgttattacatatttcttaacaatttattctaactccaagtagtagctcaagaatctaatcttcaagcaatgcgatcgaaatccatttcttcacaattagatttagctcacttcttcccttaagtttcctctgttttcttcgatcctacaaaacatcaaaatgtaatcttatcacatcatgtattaagaatctagaataagaacttaaaagagttagttaatggattttacctgaagcagagccatacgtcttgactctcccatctcttagatctctcaggtagtttcggcagcttcgtctccaatgccccttctcttggcaataaaaacaaatggactcctttggcatagCACGTCGGACAATCAcatacttagttctttctggacttccaatgttgccagtgtccattgaagtttgggagtttgattcaccagacaaatttgcttaaccaacacgccaaatcattgttgattcagcagctataagcaaataggtgagatcaatgagggtcacgtcgtgatccattatagtactctctaacgaactcactatatgattcaggaagtgacataagaacccagtcaacagccaactcacttgaaatatcgacacccaacatgcttaacctatcaatgtgtgacttcatctctaagacgtgtgcaaacacaggtttcccatattcgtgtttacttgccaaaagggcttgagtgagcttgaacttttcaagcctttgaacttgtgggtcagggagaacaattggatgaggtggagggagtgaagcatgactctcatttccttgatcgtatcttggaatgtcatcttcatttggaaagcttgttccatgggatttgggaagaccatgattgtcagaactagacatctacaaaatgggagaaaattcaagttaatttaattagaattcttgatgtaacacccaaatgaaacatcaagctaggatccaacacaatactctacaacctagaagagggatgtcgtaatctagtcgcagaatatttgaaggtaggtaaatgacgatttaccaatttccaccatgaaaaacgaaaaggaagtttaagttttaaatgaattgaaactcctagatattttgagattcattgaacctttcaatggcatgtttaatctcgattatgccctactatttgtgtctaggatgtcgaggatcacaaacaaggtgtgaataaccatacgaatcacgtggtgcacccaatgctactatcacctaatcaatgtgccggttacccacacacactccattgatctatgataagcatcgagccacccttcgccaccaatgtcatccccaaattagtgtgtcggtaaaccacacacgctccactaacgtttgacaagggtacgaagtgtaattccatggattagcatacaatttcatattttgcctaaagtaactatgatttgggaatttgtataagaatttagttactttgtacttcattatacgtATAACAGAAGGTTTCTGTCTTAtcgtacccgttcggctaacgacccttcactagtCAGGAGTGCggcgggtaagagtggatacccattcaatcgccattttataggaaatttccttaaacaccccttatagaccagcttcgtgaatgaggcctactaacggtaagactgactgtttactcatacatatatataatattagacttttaatgttatatatagtataggatgtattttacacttttaaaatactaggtggtttaatttagtaaattatacttttaatttaattaaatgtaaaccaaaactttatgggtttattaaatctcttttaattatacaatttaattaattaataaaaccataacggTGTGAATTGAACTTTTcagattactagggttttagaatttaacatttcaaaattaaacttttaatcaacttttaaattccaaaacttgagggcaagttctgaaacatttcaaaacattagggtttagaatttaaatatttcaaaattaaacttttaatcaaaaatttaaattccaaaacttgagggcaagttttgaaacttttcaaaacattagggtttaacttatttaaatttcgaaaacaaaacttttaagttcaaatttaaactataaaacctaaagggtgcaatttgaaacttttttacaagataattcaaatctaaattacaaataatcaatatttatctaataaaacaaaatattatctaaatttgaaaattatcTTCAATTTTGGCAATGATAAactccaaatattgataaaaatcggattttattaatataaaacgttttaggtaattatctacagccaaaacaggaagaaaatcgcaaAATATAGTTGTCagacccgctgactcgtcgagtcagcactagactcgtcaagttcaccatggactcggcgagtccagcctccagaaacactaattttcgatttttaagcaggAATAATCAAccaaagcatcaaatacatcaaacaaacagccctagtctctgataccattgatgggttttgagcaatatatCAATCCGATAATGTACATGCAacccctaatagcttttggatctagtttgtctaatgaacatgcaattgaatatccaaagctataaaccctagatctagcatacaattaatcatattaacataaaatagagtttagatctgaccttagattgTTATacagcaataacaatcaatccttagctttagaaagcttagtgcctcaagcgtTGCACCTCtagtggagtcacaaacaccactaagcaacttggatgaagagggaagagaggggaggcaccaaaaacggctgaaACCCCTAAGGGAAGTgttctccacgtttttggggcttaagggtcctttatatacatgtaggccattagggttttcaactaggaaaacctaatctgactgcttaagccctaagcagtccAATGGACCATTccagaaggcccttggacgatttctttatggtcctccatatagaattcgtccattgccATCTaatggatcctaagcccaactttgcaattctcttataattacaatatcaggccccttaatttaattaatctcttttagtcactaaattaattcttaattaattcttgactaatattaattaaacaatatgatttctcctttaatata is part of the Lactuca sativa cultivar Salinas chromosome 7, Lsat_Salinas_v11, whole genome shotgun sequence genome and harbors:
- the LOC111888544 gene encoding cell wall / vacuolar inhibitor of fructosidase 1 produces the protein MKLSHVTILFLAILFQETLFLATGDRQFIENTCKGTPSYNLCLSILLANPKSQDANLTGLALIVVDAVKNEGVKTLQQIDALKKSLPELTTTLMQCGDVYNTIMHVNVPLTINALNLGNPKFGEDGMADTTIESQTCERSFKEHGQTSPLTNMNKDMEDVANVARAIIRMLL